CACGTTTCATTAAATCACCAAGAGATCACTAATCTGGAATGCACAACAgaatttaaaaaagtaattgcaAAATGCAGCATTCTGCTGTATGAGTGTTGAAAAAACCAGCACTGTgataacaataaacaaacaagatAAGGCCCATGAGATTATGACATGTCACTGTtaataaacaaagaaaaaaaacaactgttaCTATGTTACGACTGATTTAAACAGGAGATGCAGAATCTTAAACaaccttttttgtttggtttgtacATTTACTTACATAAACAACATGGATGATAAAGAGACTGTGATTTTGGCTGCCTTAAGAAGATTGTATTTTGGAGCTGTATCTTAAAATGggacaaaataaataattattggCATTCTGTGGTCTTGCTAGGTTAAGAAAAATGTATCAGTGTAACTAGCTTATGAACTGAGTCAATGATGTCCATATTCATAGAATGCCTATAAATTCAAATACCAAAAACCATTATTAACAAAGGTTGcttttactttatttttttagtattacatcacagtgcttttcattATTGATGTTATCATAATGTGAGATGCGAAATAATCACGATTACCatgtaaataaaatattacaaaCCACTGTGTTTTCAGTCTCCAATGAACAAGTATATTAAATCATATATATTGCATCGATCTGCATGTTAAAGTTATACTGGTACATAAAAACAGCAATTTCCGAGCATTGCACATTGTAGCTGAAAAGGCAGCATGCAAAAcagcaaacaaacaagaaaaatgTATCTACAGTGGTTACGATGTCAGACTGGTCTATATAATTAGTTCATCCACACCCCACAATCTCGCGCATAGCCCTGGCTCTACGCTCATGATTGATTACTTTGGTCTTGTTTGTTGCGTTTGTGGGTTGGCACTTCCGATTCCTCCAGCGCAACAAACCAATCCAATCAAATCATCCGTTTAAAACGCCCCCAACCAATCACAGTCGCCGAAGAGAACTTACGCGTTTTCGACGCGCCGCTAAACAGAGCAGCCAGCCAGCGTTCATGTCTGTTTTGAGAGAGTAGACGTCGCTTTAGCGGTGTAACCAACATTCACAAAGTTACAGAAAACACTTAAAAAGGAGGTGGCACGCCGCTTTAACGTTTCACCACCAATAAAAATGAAGTGAGCAACAATAACGGTTTGCAGTCGTTGTTTTAACTTAAAAGTCTTAGCAATGTTTGCTAATCAGCCCTCGCTAGTCAAACCTGCCGACACATCCGTCCCTGTAAAGTCCCTTAAATGTTCTGTATATATTATTGCATTTAACAGCACGTATTGTTTCAAATGATTTCCCCAGGTTGAACATCGACGGACTGTTAGTCTATTTCCCGTATGACTACATCTACCCAGAGCAGTACTCCTATATGCTTGAGCTCAAGAGGACCCTGGATGCCAAGGTATGTGTGGGCTTGGCCATATAACTACCCACTGACCACTAACTGACCCCTTCAGGCAGCACAACCTTCTCCCTGCTGTGTCCCCAGGGTCATGGAGTCCTGGAGATGCCTTCAGGTACTGGGAAGACCATCTCGCTCCTGTCCCTGATCGTTGCTTATCAGAAGGTGGGTGCCTGTGTTGTATCCCAATAATGCTTGTGCCATGTGAATGATGCATGTCAGGCAAGCTGGTTACAGCAAACTGTTTCTTTTCTGCGTCCTCCATGGCACGTAGACTCACCCTCTCGAGGTCACCAAGTTGATCTACTGCTCCCGAACTGTGCCTGAGATAGAGAAGGTGTGTAGTCTTTCTTTAAGCAGCTTAAATGATATGCATTTACTGTATAAGTATGTTGTACAGTTAATCTGTTTTTGAAGGCTAATTGAGTTTATATGGTGAATCTTCCTTTTTTCTTAGGTAGTAGAGGAACTGAGGAAATTGATGGACTTCTATTCCAAGGAAACAGGAGAGAAAAATAACTTCCTGGCACTAGCCTTGTCTTCAAGAAAAAATCTGTGCATCCACCCTGAGGTAGATATTGTCTCGCAAGTGTGATGGGAGAGTTTAATCGTATCTGTAATAGCAGTTTGTCTATTGCACCTTTGTCTTTTTGCAGTACGTTTTCCTGTTTAATTCATTCCTAATTTTATTACTCAGTGTCTGATTGTCTAGTCAAGGTCTTTGTTGGTTAATGATCCAAATTATTTAATGCAGTTAAGTCTGAAGCCGTTGATTTGAATTTAATAAAGACTCACTACTGATTATGTAATTCAGTCCTAGTGAAAGCTGTCCAGGAAACTGATCCTGCTTGTTCCTGTTTTCAGGTTAGCTCCCTGCGCTTTGGCAAAGAGGTGGATGGAAAATGTCACAGTATGACAGCATCGTATATTCGAGCCCAGCGTCAGAGTAACCCTAGCCAACCTGTCTGCCGCTTCTTTGAGGTAAACCTACAGAAAAAGCAAGCATTGTCTTCATCTGTGTCCTGTTTTATAAATTGTATACATTTTTGTTGCTTGTTTTAATTTATGAATGTCCTATTGTTTCTGGGCAGGAGTTTGATGCAGTGGGCAGACAGGTGCCCATTCCTCCTGGGATTTATAACCTAGATGACTTGAAAGAGTTTGGCCGTCGAAGAGGCTGGTGCCCGTACTACATAGCTCGCTACTCCGTATGTATTTTAGTAGAAGAATGTGTCAAAAAGAACCATTTAATTTAGCACAATCCAGTGTGTATCTGTATTATTGAAGATGACATTGCCTTTTTAATTTGTAAAATACATAAACGTTTCAAAGTGAATGCAGCCTGTTAATTCATGCTCCTCTTCTCCTGTTTTATTCAGATTCTCCATGCTAATATAGTTGTTTACAGCTACCATTACCTGCTGGACCCAAAAATTGCAGACCTGGTTTCGAAAGAGCTTGCAAAAAAATCTGTTGTTGTATTTGATGAAGCGCACAACATTGGTAAGAACCACACAAGCTGTTCTTTTggtcattttgaacaaaatggATTTATCAGTGTTTGATTAAGTGTAAACTTCGCTCCCCAGATAATGTGTGCATTGACTCGATGAGCGTCAACATCACGAGGAGGACACTAGACCGCACTCAGGCCAATGTTGACACCCTACAGAACACCATTCGGAGGTCAGCCGGGCTTTATTCACATATTGGGGAATGTAGAGTCACATGATGCAGATCATTATTATTTTCTTGTCTTCATGAGGAACTAAGATGGCTGCCCATTTATTTTTCTGAAGAATAAAGGAAACGGATGCTGCTAAACTTCAAGAGGAGTACAGGAAGTTGGTGGAGGGGCTGAAAGAGGCCAACGTGGCCCGCGAAACAGACGTCTACATGTCCAATCCCGTCCTGCCGGATGAGGTGCTCCAAGGTCTGTCTGCTGCTTTATTAACATCAGGTCTCATTGCTCTTGTGTAGGATGCCGATGCCATGCTAAAACCCTGCCCTGTCTGTCGTTGTTGGCTCCACCCCCGCAGAGGCGGTCCCGGGCAGCATCCGCACGGCGGAACACTTCATTGGCTTCATGAAACGCTTCCTGGAGTACCTGAAAGCTCGCCTGCGTGTGCACCACGTGGTGCAGGAGAGCTCCCCGCAGTTCCTCAAAGACATCTACGAGAAGGTGTGCATCGACCGCAAACCCCTCAGGTGAGTCCGGGCCGGCGGTCCTGTACGTCCCGCGGTGGCCTCTCTACGCCGAATCGTGCAAAGAGCAGCGTCATCTTGGACGATTTCACTTTCTTGAACTAATTTGACTAGATGATCTTACCAAGTGATGTTTAAATGAACTGACAGGCCGAGAGAAGTGTGCCAAGGTTTGAGCTTCTTGTTGTGTCCATCATCAAATGTTTGAGTGGaacattctttctttctctctctctccacagatTCTGTGCCGAGAGGCTGCGTTCGTTACTCAGAACCCTGGAGATTGCAGACATCGCTGATTTCTCTGCCATTACTCTGATATCAAACTTTGCCACTCTCGTCAGCACCTACAGCAAAGGTAAAGGAACTGCCCTGTCTTCTAATTCCACTGCCAACAACAAGCAGGCTTGGTACCTTAACTACCAAACCACAACCTTAAATCTCTTTCAGTGTGAAAGCAAGCAAATCTCTTGTCTTCCAGGCTTCACTATTATCATTGAGCCCTTTGAAGACAGAACACCAACAATAGCGAATCCTGTTCTGCACTTTAGGTGAGTTCAAATGATTGCCACATCTTAGGTTAAAAAGGACAAAAAATGGTTATGAATGCTGAGAACTACACTTGATGTTAATTATCTGTCCTAAGGGATGTTGTATGAATTACACAACGAGGATGTTCAGAATGCTATGGAGTAAAAACTTTGTTTTCTCACTCAGTAATCTTCATTCGGAGTTAGTGTTTCTGAACACTAACACAAATCAAAGACACTAGTTTTTCATTCTTCGGTTTATGTGTGTTTTCTCCAGCTGTATGGACCCCTCCATCGCCATAAAGCCAGTGTTCGAGCGGTTCCAGTCAGTCATTATTACCTCAGGGGTAAACCCTCACCTCTCTTACcaccctctatccctctctcagGACCCCTGTTTGACATTTGATTATCAGATTAAGCGTGCCTTGTTCCCTAATCTAAGAGTATAATCCAATAATTTGTACTGGACACACTTTCTCCAAAGTTAGAAAGCAGGATACAGTTTAATCCAGGTGGATGTAATCATGCTTATGGTCCCTGCCTGTGCCTGCACCAGTGCTGACCTACTCTTCTATACTTATGGCAATTAATAATCAGATATAAAAATTTTTTCTTGTTTTATCTTATGGTATCTTTTACATCTTGTACATCTTGTATATCTTGTTATAATGCTGGGTCTTTTTAATCATGTTATACTTTTATCTATGACAATCCCTTCCCCATGTATTCCCTCGGCTACATTGTAAATGAGGGCCACCCTCAATGTACTCCGAGTTTAAATAAaggttgattgattgattgattgccaGAAGCAAATATGCAAATTTTATGCAAAAATATGCAAAGCATGCAAATATACAGGATAAGTGTCCACTGGGTTTTGGTGTAATATTGTTTACTTCTTCTCGTTAAGACTCTCTCTCCACTGGACATCTACCCCCGAATCCTCGATTTCCACCCTGTGACCGTGGCTTCCTTTACGATGACCCTGGCCCGCACCTGTCTCTGCCCTCTGGTGAGTGTCCGGTCGGGCGCTTGTGTTTGGATCACCCTTTGCGTCCTGTGAATGGAAGGTCGTCAAAGCCCTTTGAGTGAATATTTGACATGGTCGATTTAAACGTCTCGCAGATTGTCGGTCGGGGTAACGACCAAGTGGCAATGAGTTCCAAGTTTGAGACCAGGGAAGATTTTGGTGAGTATAGTCTTGTTGAGTAAGGTTCCCTCTCATATGTGTGACGTGAGGTTAGGGGAGGGGCTTAACGTTGCAGGGCAGTAGGTCTGTAAGTGCAGAGCTGAGCGGTGAAGAGACacgtttatttacatttttacggcatttggcagacgcccttatccagagcaacttacatttttatctcatttttatacaagtgagcaattgagggttaagggccttgctcaggggcacctcagtcatggcctcaggtctgggaattgaacccacgaccctccggtcacaagaccagctccctaaccaccaggccatgactgtttaTGCACTTCAACCCACAGCTGTGATCCGCAACTACGGAAACCTGCTTCTGGAAATGTCCGCCATCGTGCCCGACGGAATCGTGGCTTTTTTCACGAGTTACATTTATATGGAAAACATTGTAGCTTCGTGGTATGAGCAGGTACGTGAAGACACAAAAAAAACGAACTGTTCCTGCAGTTAAATACAATCTACGCTTTTTTAAGGACCTTCACACAGCCTCTCGTGTGCTTTCGGGCTCTGTCTTCCTGTAGGGCATCCTGGAAAATATCCAAAGGAATAAGCTTATCTTCATTGAGACGCAGGACGCAGCTGAGACCAGCATGGCGCTGGAGAAGTATCAGGAGGTCAGGACTTCTCTGAATGTTGTTGTAGCTCTGTAATGTGGCTGGAAAtatttgtgtggtttgaccTGATTAGCGAGCAGGACGAATAGCGACTCTTTATTTTGCACTAGACATTCTTCAGCATCAGGCTACATAGAAAAATATTTCTTCTAATGACTTTGGGTTTCTGCCATAATGGGTCCAGGCCTGTGAAAATGGCAGAGGTGCCATCTTGCTGTCTGTGGCCAGAGGAAAAGTGTCTGAAGGGATCGATTTTGGTGAGTATTCTGGAATTAACTGCTTGTCATTTAGCTGAGATTTTTTGTACAGTGAATCAGATTTAGAAGACTCTCACCTAAAAAAAATTGCCTCTGACTAACCCTCAGTTCATCACTTTGGACGAGCTGTGATCATGTTTGGAGTGCCTTATGTCTACACCCAGAGCCGAATTCTCAAGGTCTGCAGACTCTTTCTGCATCACATCCCTTATGTCGTCAACCACTTTCAAATGGCGGTACCAGCACCGACTGCTTTTCCCTCTTGTTCTGGGCCCACCAGGCCCGGTTGGAGTATCTCCGAGACCAGTTTCAGATTCGCGAGAACGACTTCCTGACCTTCGACGCCATGCGCCATGCGGCCCAGTGCGTGGGCAGAGCCATCCGAGGCAAGACCGACTATGGTCTCATGATCTTCGCTGACAAGGTGAGGCCAACTCCTCACCGTTCCTGAGCGTTTTTGTCCACTTGAGGCTCCCGTCTTACGTCACTCTCGcccggcccctccccccctcaGCGGTATGCTCGAGCTGACAAGCGTGGGAAGCTTCCTCGATGGATCCAGGAGCACATCACAGACGGAAGCCTCAACCTCACCATCGATGAAACCATCCAGCTCTCCAAGCACTTCCTACGACAGATGGCGCAGCCCTTCAGGCGGGTATGGCCCGTACCCCGCTGAACCCACACCAAACAGAAACGCAGCACAGACCCGTCCTCAGACAGCCAGATAAAACACTGCCCCCGGGGCCACATTAAGTCGACAGTGGCGTTTTCTGCTGAATGGGGCTTGTTGGGTATCTCCTAAGAGGATGTGTGGTGATCATGGACTGTgtagcgcgcacacacacactgcactgacGTCGCTGACGTACTTGAGCGTGACCTCAAATTGTGCATTTCTAAATCGGGAAACATACAGACCAGACCTGAACGTATGTGAATACTGAAATACTgtgatttctctttctctggtgCCTCACGCAGCTGTTTGGTTCTTCTCGCTTGGCTTGTGTTGCAGGAGGACCAGCTGGGCCTGTCCCTGCTCACCCTGGAGCAGCTGCAGTCAGACGAGATGTTGCAGAAAATCTCTCAGATCGCCCAGCAGGCCTAGAGCTCACCCCAGAGTGTCGAACACACCACTCACAGCCTAGAGCTCACCCCGGAGCGTCGAACACACCACTCACAGCCTAGAGCTCACCCCGGAGCGTCGAACACACCACTCACAGCCTAGAGCTCACCCCGGAGCGTCGAACACACCACTCACAGCCTAGAGCTCACCCCGGAGCGTCGAACACACCACTCACAGCCTAGAGCTCACCCCGGAGCGTCGAACACACCACTCACAGCCTAGAGCTCACCCCGGAGCGTCGAACACACCACTCACAGCCTAGAGCTCACCCCGGAGCGTCGGACACACCACTCACAGCCTAGAGCTCACCCCGGAGCGTCGAACACACCACTCACAGCCTAGAGCTCACCCCGGAGCGTCGAACACACCACTCACAGCCTAGAGCTCACCCCGGAGCGTCGAACACACCACTCACAGCCTAGAGCTCACCCCGGAGCGTCGAACACACCACTCACAGCCTAGAGCTCACCCCGGAGCGTCGAACACACCACTCACAGCCTAGAGCTCACCCCGGAGCGTCGAACACACCACTCACAGCCTAGAGCTCATCCCGGAGCGTCGAACACACCACTCACAGCCTAGAGCTCACCCCGGAGCGTCGAACACACCACTCACAGCCTAGAGCTCACCCCGGAGCGTCAAACACACCACTCACAGCCTAGAGCTCACCCCGGAGCGTCGAACACACCACTCACAGCCTAGAGCTCACCCCGGAGCGTCGAACACACCACTCACAGCCTAGAGCTCACCCCGGAGCGTCGAACACACCACTCACAGCCTAGAGCTCACCCCGGAGCGTCGAACACACCACTCACAGCCTAGAGCTCACCCCGGAGCGTCGAACACACCACTCACAGCCTAGAGCTCACCCCGGAGCGTCGAACACACCACTCACAGCCTAGAGCTCACCCCGGAGCGTCGAACACACCACTCACAGCCTAGA
This sequence is a window from Brachyhypopomus gauderio isolate BG-103 chromosome 16, BGAUD_0.2, whole genome shotgun sequence. Protein-coding genes within it:
- the ercc2 gene encoding general transcription and DNA repair factor IIH helicase subunit XPD, producing the protein MKLNIDGLLVYFPYDYIYPEQYSYMLELKRTLDAKGHGVLEMPSGTGKTISLLSLIVAYQKTHPLEVTKLIYCSRTVPEIEKVVEELRKLMDFYSKETGEKNNFLALALSSRKNLCIHPEVSSLRFGKEVDGKCHSMTASYIRAQRQSNPSQPVCRFFEEFDAVGRQVPIPPGIYNLDDLKEFGRRRGWCPYYIARYSILHANIVVYSYHYLLDPKIADLVSKELAKKSVVVFDEAHNIDNVCIDSMSVNITRRTLDRTQANVDTLQNTIRRIKETDAAKLQEEYRKLVEGLKEANVARETDVYMSNPVLPDEVLQEAVPGSIRTAEHFIGFMKRFLEYLKARLRVHHVVQESSPQFLKDIYEKVCIDRKPLRFCAERLRSLLRTLEIADIADFSAITLISNFATLVSTYSKGFTIIIEPFEDRTPTIANPVLHFSCMDPSIAIKPVFERFQSVIITSGTLSPLDIYPRILDFHPVTVASFTMTLARTCLCPLIVGRGNDQVAMSSKFETREDFAVIRNYGNLLLEMSAIVPDGIVAFFTSYIYMENIVASWYEQGILENIQRNKLIFIETQDAAETSMALEKYQEACENGRGAILLSVARGKVSEGIDFVHHFGRAVIMFGVPYVYTQSRILKARLEYLRDQFQIRENDFLTFDAMRHAAQCVGRAIRGKTDYGLMIFADKRYARADKRGKLPRWIQEHITDGSLNLTIDETIQLSKHFLRQMAQPFRREDQLGLSLLTLEQLQSDEMLQKISQIAQQA